The following are from one region of the Moritella sp. 24 genome:
- a CDS encoding tripartite tricarboxylate transporter permease: protein MLDGILAGLSTAIMPTNLMMVMVGCFVGTFIGMLPGLGPISAIALMIPITYGLDPSSGMILMAGVYYGAIFGGSTSSILINAPGCSSTVVTAFDGYPMAKKGQAGKALALAAYASFTGGTLSAIMLLIAAPALAKVSLSFQSSDYFALMLVGLSAVAAFAGKGQVLKAWMMTILGLMLSTVGIDKGIGVERFTFGLTDLMDGFSFLLLAMATFALGEILFSILKPEPDTSAEENSALSDIGSMKVTKEEIKEVAPVAVRSSFLGFFVGVLPGAGATIAAFLSYGLERNLAPKDKRDEFGKGSIRGLVAPEAANNAASSGSFVPLLTLGIPGSGTTAIMLGALISYGIQPGPRLFVDNPEIFWSVIISMYFGNVVLMVLNLPLIPYISKLLAVPRTVLLPMIIFFSITGVYLVSFNTVDVFIMILVAVIAIFLRLATFPLAPLLLGFILGGLMEENLRRSLMISDGELSFLWERPITFTFTVISALVLVAPILLTAFNRYRVKRAKLADNCN, encoded by the coding sequence ATGTTAGATGGAATTTTAGCAGGCTTATCCACGGCCATTATGCCGACTAATTTAATGATGGTGATGGTCGGTTGTTTTGTTGGTACCTTCATCGGTATGCTTCCGGGTCTTGGCCCTATTTCAGCAATTGCATTGATGATCCCAATTACCTATGGGCTAGACCCATCATCAGGTATGATCTTAATGGCTGGTGTTTATTATGGTGCTATTTTTGGTGGTTCAACCTCATCAATTCTCATCAATGCGCCCGGTTGTTCATCCACTGTCGTGACCGCATTTGATGGTTACCCAATGGCGAAAAAAGGCCAAGCAGGTAAAGCACTGGCACTTGCAGCTTATGCTTCATTTACTGGCGGTACCCTATCCGCCATTATGCTATTAATCGCTGCACCAGCATTAGCAAAAGTATCATTAAGTTTTCAATCCTCTGATTATTTTGCACTGATGCTGGTTGGTTTGTCTGCCGTCGCGGCTTTTGCCGGTAAAGGTCAGGTATTAAAAGCATGGATGATGACTATTTTAGGTTTAATGCTATCGACAGTCGGTATCGATAAAGGCATTGGTGTTGAACGATTTACCTTTGGTTTAACTGACTTAATGGATGGTTTTAGCTTCTTATTATTAGCGATGGCAACCTTCGCTCTCGGTGAGATTTTATTCAGTATTTTAAAACCAGAGCCTGATACATCCGCAGAAGAAAACAGTGCCCTATCTGACATCGGTAGTATGAAAGTAACAAAAGAAGAAATAAAAGAAGTGGCTCCCGTCGCTGTTCGTTCTTCGTTCCTCGGCTTCTTTGTTGGGGTATTACCGGGCGCAGGTGCCACTATTGCCGCGTTCTTAAGTTATGGTTTAGAGCGTAATCTTGCGCCAAAAGATAAACGCGATGAATTTGGTAAAGGCAGTATCCGTGGTTTAGTCGCGCCGGAAGCTGCTAACAATGCCGCATCAAGTGGTTCATTTGTACCGCTATTAACCTTAGGTATCCCAGGTTCTGGTACAACAGCAATTATGCTAGGCGCCCTGATTTCTTACGGCATCCAGCCCGGTCCACGTTTGTTTGTCGATAATCCAGAAATTTTCTGGTCGGTGATCATCTCGATGTACTTCGGTAATGTTGTTTTGATGGTCTTGAATCTACCGCTAATCCCGTATATTTCTAAGCTATTAGCTGTGCCAAGAACAGTATTACTGCCGATGATTATTTTCTTCTCTATCACCGGTGTGTATCTGGTTTCATTTAATACGGTTGATGTATTTATTATGATCCTAGTAGCGGTGATAGCGATATTCCTGAGGTTAGCAACCTTCCCACTGGCCCCGCTATTACTCGGTTTCATTCTTGGGGGCTTAATGGAAGAAAACTTACGCCGTTCATTAATGATCAGTGATGGTGAGCTTAGTTTCTTATGGGAACGTCCTATCACCTTCACGTTTACCGTCATATCGGCACTTGTACTGGTTGCACCAATACTACTAACAGCATTTAACCGGTATCGTGTTAAAAGAGCGAAGTTAGCGGATAATTGTAACTAA
- a CDS encoding DUF977 family protein, whose amino-acid sequence MPSANEIKVLIIEDDVAIAEIHRRNLMKINGLNVIGIATTKGEAETLLDVLTPDLILLDVYLPDGNGLDILRDLRQQQHECDVILITADRDADTLQAAMRGGVVDYLLKPVIFARLEESLNKYLKQKNQFGNLDDLDQRVVDSMISIGVTNSTKVLRLPKGIDGVTLDKVRGLFTEHEDITADNAGALIGASRTTARRYLEHLISTGELVADLNYGTVGRPERTYKKQSR is encoded by the coding sequence ATGCCATCAGCGAATGAGATTAAGGTTCTAATCATTGAAGATGATGTGGCAATTGCGGAGATCCATCGTCGTAATTTAATGAAGATAAATGGACTGAATGTAATTGGTATTGCCACAACGAAGGGTGAAGCTGAAACATTATTAGACGTATTAACGCCAGATTTAATCTTATTAGATGTTTATTTACCGGATGGTAACGGACTCGATATTTTACGTGATTTACGTCAGCAACAGCATGAATGCGATGTGATTTTAATTACAGCGGATCGCGATGCAGATACCTTACAAGCCGCAATGCGAGGGGGAGTTGTTGATTACCTATTAAAACCCGTGATATTTGCACGTTTAGAGGAATCACTAAATAAGTATTTGAAGCAAAAAAATCAGTTTGGTAACCTCGATGATTTAGACCAGCGTGTGGTTGATTCCATGATTTCGATAGGCGTCACGAACAGTACCAAGGTATTACGATTACCAAAAGGAATTGATGGCGTGACGTTAGATAAAGTGCGCGGGCTATTTACAGAACATGAAGATATTACTGCTGATAATGCAGGGGCATTAATTGGGGCAAGTCGTACGACTGCAAGGCGTTATTTAGAGCACCTTATTAGTACGGGAGAGTTAGTTGCTGATTTAAATTATGGCACCGTAGGGCGTCCGGAACGAACCTATAAAAAGCAATCTCGATAG
- a CDS encoding sensor histidine kinase: protein MLSLIKNNALFNWQKLNFRRRLLLVMTLSGLVKLLILSVAGFAYLKHWEEQDSGNNALGIATFLSSNPCVLKAIDTKNPELIRDKIEYLRASVNAAFIVVGDKDGIRLSHPINERLGQQMQGDDNDKALKQGLSYVSVADGSLGRSVRGKTPVRDSDGNIIGVVSVGYLLTSIESKADHFLLFLLVMVVLVVIANALISNVTAKKFQNAIFGFEPEEFGRLYMELEVTLSTIKEGVVSIDAEGYLRSINRSACDIFKVKAEDVLNRKMVEALPENNLTDILTSKVSEYNVEIMIKGQAIIANRQVLVVDGSVVGAVSSFRLKDEISELTKQLSQVREYSDLLRSQTHEHSNKLNTISGLVHMGKYEEVLGLIGQETERYQHLIAFLRDAIREPIIAGVLLGKSERARELGLILEIDDGSQLLALPEHIRGEDIVTILGNFIDNGFDACMSAITKIDTKKVLVSISDFGNEIIIEVEDNGCGLPKGIAQEELMKQGVSSKSDSNRGVGLHLVNQIISRYNGQLMMDSIENKGTRMTVYLPKQHTKDINNAISE from the coding sequence ATGCTTTCATTAATTAAAAACAATGCCCTATTTAATTGGCAAAAATTGAACTTTCGTCGCCGATTATTACTCGTGATGACTTTATCTGGACTCGTCAAATTATTGATCTTATCAGTCGCTGGTTTTGCGTACCTTAAACACTGGGAAGAGCAGGACAGCGGTAACAATGCGCTTGGTATTGCGACCTTCTTGTCTTCTAATCCTTGTGTTCTTAAAGCGATTGATACGAAAAATCCTGAGCTAATACGAGACAAAATCGAATATTTACGCGCGTCGGTGAATGCCGCGTTTATTGTTGTTGGCGATAAAGACGGTATTCGTTTATCTCACCCGATTAACGAAAGACTCGGTCAGCAAATGCAAGGCGATGATAATGATAAAGCGCTAAAGCAGGGGCTCTCTTATGTGTCGGTTGCCGATGGCTCATTAGGTCGGTCTGTACGTGGTAAAACTCCCGTGCGAGATAGCGATGGCAATATTATCGGTGTTGTATCTGTGGGTTATTTATTAACAAGCATTGAAAGTAAAGCAGATCATTTCTTACTCTTTTTATTGGTTATGGTGGTGCTGGTTGTTATCGCAAACGCGTTGATTTCTAACGTTACCGCCAAGAAGTTTCAAAACGCGATATTTGGATTTGAACCGGAAGAGTTTGGTCGTTTGTATATGGAACTTGAAGTCACACTGAGTACGATTAAAGAAGGTGTTGTTAGCATTGATGCCGAAGGTTATCTAAGATCCATTAATCGCAGTGCTTGCGACATATTTAAGGTTAAAGCGGAAGATGTCCTGAATCGAAAGATGGTTGAAGCATTACCGGAGAACAATTTAACAGACATTCTGACCAGTAAAGTCAGTGAATACAATGTTGAGATCATGATTAAAGGACAGGCGATTATCGCAAACAGACAGGTGCTGGTGGTTGATGGTTCGGTTGTTGGTGCGGTATCAAGTTTCCGCCTTAAAGATGAAATTTCAGAGCTGACGAAACAGTTATCTCAAGTACGAGAATATTCTGATTTACTCCGTTCACAAACACATGAACACAGTAATAAATTAAATACCATTAGTGGGCTTGTTCATATGGGGAAATATGAGGAAGTATTGGGGTTAATAGGACAAGAGACAGAGCGTTACCAGCATTTGATTGCTTTCTTACGTGACGCTATTCGTGAGCCTATTATTGCTGGTGTGCTATTAGGTAAAAGTGAAAGAGCGAGAGAATTAGGGCTTATCTTAGAGATTGATGACGGTTCTCAATTATTAGCATTGCCTGAGCATATTCGTGGTGAGGACATCGTGACGATATTAGGCAATTTTATTGATAATGGTTTTGATGCTTGTATGAGTGCGATTACCAAAATAGACACTAAAAAGGTGCTTGTTAGCATTTCTGATTTTGGTAATGAAATAATTATTGAAGTTGAAGATAATGGCTGTGGATTGCCTAAAGGGATCGCGCAAGAAGAGTTAATGAAGCAAGGCGTATCGAGTAAATCTGACAGTAATAGAGGGGTGGGTCTGCACCTCGTGAATCAAATCATTAGCCGATACAATGGGCAATTAATGATGGATAGTATAGAGAATAAAGGAACAAGAATGACGGTGTATTTACCAAAACAGCATACTAAGGATATAAACAATGCCATCAGCGAATGA
- a CDS encoding LysR family transcriptional regulator: MSMITRLHYFNCVVETGSISAASRVFDVQPSSISRQLAALEAELGIRLLNRTTRNIGLTEAGSTYYHYSQRIVAELDEANRAVNDLQQSPKGNLKVSMTVGFGESSVLPLVPGFMKAFPDVNIELELTERVVDLVEDNVDIAIRSGRLPDSNLIASKLVDNDFLLCATPEYLAKHGTPETPDDLINFDCICYGYSGWRDWFLMDDKPRKLSINESLIVNSVNGQKQLVLNHAGLVLAARWAVNDELNNGNLVQVLAQHCFSPYEKLSATYALYLKRDLISPKIRVFLDYLKQHL, translated from the coding sequence ATGAGTATGATCACTCGATTACACTATTTTAATTGTGTTGTAGAAACGGGCAGTATCTCTGCTGCAAGCCGTGTTTTTGATGTACAGCCATCCTCAATATCTAGGCAGTTAGCCGCGTTAGAAGCTGAATTAGGTATCCGATTACTCAACCGTACGACACGCAATATTGGCCTCACTGAGGCTGGTTCAACGTATTATCACTATTCTCAACGCATAGTTGCAGAGCTTGATGAAGCAAATCGTGCCGTGAATGATTTACAACAGAGCCCAAAGGGTAACTTGAAAGTGAGTATGACGGTTGGCTTTGGTGAGTCTTCCGTATTACCCCTCGTGCCAGGGTTCATGAAAGCCTTTCCAGATGTGAATATTGAATTAGAACTCACAGAAAGAGTTGTAGACTTAGTCGAGGATAATGTCGATATTGCAATACGTAGTGGGCGCTTACCTGATTCTAATTTAATTGCCAGTAAGCTTGTCGATAATGACTTTTTATTATGCGCTACACCGGAATATCTAGCAAAGCATGGAACGCCAGAAACACCGGATGATTTAATTAACTTCGACTGTATTTGTTATGGCTATAGTGGCTGGCGTGATTGGTTCTTAATGGACGACAAACCTCGGAAGTTGTCGATTAACGAAAGTTTGATCGTGAATTCGGTTAACGGCCAAAAGCAACTTGTATTAAACCATGCAGGATTAGTATTAGCTGCGCGTTGGGCGGTGAATGATGAACTTAATAATGGCAATTTAGTACAAGTGCTAGCACAGCATTGTTTTAGCCCTTATGAGAAGTTAAGTGCAACGTATGCGCTGTATTTAAAACGTGATCTTATCTCACCTAAAATTAGGGTGTTTTTAGATTATTTAAAACAACATTTGTGA
- a CDS encoding diguanylate cyclase domain-containing protein, producing MYSSLRLKLAIVSVTVVAMTLSSLSALFLYERETNTINREFQKDVDERAASIYRELSINFETLRSLAILFNGDNIPDHARFQLEAKQILSRHDDIKALEWIPRVKHADREPFITKNQKNYPGYQFRERNEQGEMIDAKERLEYFPVAFVAPLAGNETAVGFDIASTYDRLVTLKKSRDTGMELATSSIVLVQDSDGSKGFLAFLPVYRGDSSTVEARQKNLLGFVLGVYCIKDIFTSSALTNKAIGMQMTLVDKTSRKGPEILYRHRSRINAAINNNFTYRKDLPAILGRKWCLMAKPTTTYIESRRSVLPQMVFVIGLALMLLIIWYIRMSIQRTEVIKSLVTKKTNELVEANNKLELLSRSDKLTGIANRRMLDETLEKEWLRAIRTKSRLSFILIDIDFFKQYNDNYGHVMGDECLQKVAVALNNVSRRSSDLVARYGGEEFALILAGTDNATSVAEACRLAVLDLAIPHLHSSCENVVTISVGTCSCIPELTLDHHMLIKTADKALYNAKDISRNKVCEIELKGTTPNVITYNKLTLVKSNSSRNKGD from the coding sequence ATGTATTCTAGTTTACGATTAAAGCTTGCGATTGTGAGCGTGACAGTAGTAGCGATGACTTTATCTAGCTTAAGCGCGCTGTTTCTTTATGAACGAGAAACAAATACGATTAATCGTGAATTCCAGAAGGATGTCGATGAGCGGGCAGCTTCTATTTATAGAGAACTATCAATCAATTTTGAAACCCTTCGGTCGTTAGCAATCTTGTTTAACGGCGATAACATCCCCGATCATGCTCGATTCCAACTTGAAGCGAAACAGATATTAAGCCGCCATGATGATATAAAAGCATTAGAGTGGATCCCGAGAGTGAAGCATGCTGATCGTGAACCATTTATCACAAAAAATCAAAAAAATTACCCTGGTTATCAATTCAGAGAACGCAACGAACAAGGTGAAATGATCGATGCAAAAGAACGACTAGAGTACTTTCCTGTTGCTTTTGTCGCGCCTCTTGCAGGTAATGAGACAGCAGTAGGGTTTGATATTGCATCAACTTACGATCGTTTGGTTACGTTAAAAAAATCACGAGACACAGGTATGGAGTTGGCAACCTCAAGCATTGTACTTGTTCAGGATAGCGATGGAAGCAAAGGGTTTTTAGCCTTTCTACCCGTTTATCGCGGTGATAGTTCGACGGTTGAAGCTCGCCAAAAAAACCTATTGGGTTTTGTACTCGGTGTTTATTGTATTAAGGACATTTTCACGAGTTCAGCATTAACCAATAAAGCCATAGGCATGCAAATGACACTGGTTGATAAAACGTCGAGAAAAGGACCTGAAATACTATACCGCCATCGTTCTCGGATAAATGCTGCAATTAATAATAATTTTACCTATCGCAAAGACCTGCCTGCTATTTTGGGACGTAAATGGTGCTTAATGGCGAAGCCGACTACCACGTATATTGAATCAAGAAGAAGTGTATTACCTCAAATGGTGTTTGTAATTGGACTCGCTCTAATGCTATTGATTATATGGTATATAAGAATGAGCATTCAGCGTACTGAGGTCATTAAGTCACTAGTGACAAAAAAGACTAACGAGCTAGTTGAAGCGAATAATAAATTAGAATTATTATCTCGTTCAGATAAATTAACAGGTATCGCTAATCGCCGAATGTTGGATGAAACATTAGAAAAAGAGTGGTTAAGGGCAATAAGAACAAAATCACGACTTTCGTTTATTCTTATCGATATCGACTTTTTTAAACAATATAACGACAATTATGGTCATGTTATGGGCGATGAATGTTTACAAAAAGTCGCGGTTGCGTTGAATAATGTGTCACGTCGTTCAAGTGACTTAGTTGCGCGTTATGGTGGCGAAGAGTTTGCGCTTATATTAGCGGGAACAGATAATGCGACCTCGGTTGCCGAAGCGTGTCGACTTGCTGTTCTCGATTTAGCTATCCCACATTTGCATTCGAGTTGTGAAAATGTAGTCACCATTAGCGTAGGTACTTGTAGCTGTATACCTGAACTTACTTTAGATCATCATATGCTTATTAAAACAGCAGACAAAGCTTTGTATAACGCGAAAGATATTAGTCGGAATAAAGTGTGTGAGATTGAATTAAAAGGCACGACCCCTAACGTCATTACGTATAATAAATTAACCTTGGTTAAGTCAAACTCTAGCCGTAATAAAGGTGATTAA
- a CDS encoding sodium:proton antiporter gives MDEHVVILIIALIVLFYGFISRKLAQFDISGPMVFTVLGLICSPFGLHITAVEVDAEFVTVLVEIALVLVLFSDAALLDLKLLRRSWHIPARLLFIGLPLTIIAGTAVAVWLFPEQPLTYMLLLALLLTPTDAALGKAVVSDPKVPKMIRSSINVESGLNDGIVFPVVLTVVTLITSGLTKADNYGWVWYVAEQIAFGMIVGGVVGYLGAKLLNKAIQHHWIEESYQNLIPIALAILAFYLAELFLGNGFIAAFFAGLYVGNTSQQARVHIEEFAESEGELFILISFFLFGLAFVPLTLHDISVNVVIYALLSLTVLRMLPVMISLIGTKLDFASRIFIAWFGPRGIASILYVLIVAHNVGDIGGFDIVYSVVTLTILMSIFAHGLTAQPFANIYSKQHRDSV, from the coding sequence ATGGATGAACATGTTGTTATTTTGATTATTGCTTTAATCGTGTTGTTCTATGGTTTTATATCTCGGAAATTAGCACAGTTTGATATATCAGGTCCGATGGTATTTACCGTATTAGGCCTTATTTGTTCACCGTTTGGTTTACATATCACGGCTGTTGAGGTTGATGCTGAATTTGTTACTGTACTGGTCGAAATTGCATTGGTGTTGGTATTGTTTAGTGATGCGGCATTATTAGATCTTAAGTTATTACGACGTTCGTGGCATATCCCTGCAAGATTACTCTTTATTGGCCTTCCTTTGACCATTATAGCGGGAACAGCTGTCGCGGTATGGTTATTTCCAGAGCAACCGCTGACTTATATGCTCTTGTTAGCGCTGCTGTTAACCCCGACAGATGCAGCACTGGGTAAAGCGGTTGTATCAGATCCTAAAGTGCCAAAGATGATCCGCTCCAGTATCAATGTTGAAAGTGGTTTAAACGATGGCATTGTTTTTCCTGTGGTATTAACAGTTGTAACCCTGATCACCAGTGGTCTGACTAAAGCGGATAATTATGGTTGGGTTTGGTATGTTGCCGAGCAAATCGCCTTTGGCATGATCGTCGGTGGTGTAGTGGGCTATCTTGGGGCTAAATTGTTAAATAAAGCAATTCAGCATCATTGGATCGAAGAAAGCTATCAAAATCTAATTCCTATCGCACTCGCCATTCTTGCTTTTTATCTTGCAGAATTATTTTTAGGTAATGGTTTTATCGCGGCGTTCTTTGCAGGGCTATATGTGGGAAATACAAGTCAGCAAGCGCGAGTACATATTGAAGAATTTGCAGAAAGTGAAGGGGAGCTATTTATACTCATTAGCTTCTTTTTGTTTGGGTTGGCATTTGTACCGCTGACATTACATGATATTAGCGTCAACGTGGTGATCTACGCCTTATTAAGCCTAACTGTATTACGCATGTTACCTGTGATGATCTCGCTGATAGGCACAAAACTCGATTTCGCTAGCCGGATATTCATCGCTTGGTTTGGACCTCGAGGTATCGCTTCTATTTTGTATGTGCTTATTGTCGCGCATAACGTCGGTGATATAGGTGGTTTTGATATTGTGTATTCGGTGGTGACGTTGACCATCTTAATGAGTATTTTTGCGCATGGATTGACGGCGCAGCCTTTTGCTAATATCTACAGTAAGCAGCATCGAGATAGCGTTTAA
- a CDS encoding DUF4144 family protein codes for MVKWPAVIKYQGEDELIYIESLAEWQSDPDLCESSYEVEDRLIDASGALFSFSSQRSIAKLVITKSAIAKLSITQKSITKAPITKTSEMQPEAFVDLDESIGVIEFVELVRKHAVLENYCCSAKLNARTHQQVIAMVKEINSI; via the coding sequence ATGGTGAAGTGGCCAGCAGTGATCAAATATCAGGGTGAGGATGAACTCATTTATATTGAGTCGTTAGCCGAGTGGCAAAGTGATCCTGATTTATGCGAATCAAGTTATGAAGTAGAAGATAGGTTAATCGATGCTAGTGGCGCGCTATTTTCATTTTCGAGTCAACGATCAATAGCTAAATTAGTAATAACTAAATCAGCAATAGCTAAATTATCAATAACTCAAAAATCGATAACTAAAGCGCCAATAACGAAAACGTCGGAGATGCAACCTGAGGCGTTTGTGGATTTAGACGAGTCGATAGGTGTGATTGAGTTTGTCGAATTAGTACGTAAACATGCGGTACTCGAAAATTACTGTTGCTCAGCAAAACTAAATGCAAGAACACATCAACAAGTTATTGCGATGGTAAAAGAAATTAATTCAATTTAG
- a CDS encoding 2OG-Fe(II) oxygenase, translating to MNVETEQITLKNNFRATMDTILDNIHEHGYAVIEDAFPEGVIERLLTDCLENQPDFKAAGIGRHQDSQLNAQIRKDKTLWLTGASPAQADFMTLTDELRLEVNRNFFLGLFDYECHYAKYEIGDFYQKHLDAFKGKSNRVFTTVCYLNTPKAGGELLVYAQDSDDVIARVAPKSGTLVVFESERFPHEVLAAESERYSIAGWFRTNNSMVGSVDPAS from the coding sequence ATGAATGTGGAAACAGAACAAATAACATTAAAAAATAACTTTCGTGCCACGATGGATACTATTTTAGATAATATCCATGAACATGGTTATGCTGTTATCGAAGATGCTTTTCCTGAGGGTGTGATTGAACGACTACTAACTGATTGCCTTGAAAACCAACCGGATTTTAAAGCAGCAGGTATTGGTCGTCATCAAGATTCGCAGCTAAATGCACAGATTCGTAAAGATAAAACCTTATGGTTAACAGGCGCAAGTCCTGCTCAAGCTGATTTTATGACATTAACGGATGAGCTCAGATTAGAAGTAAACCGTAACTTCTTCTTAGGTTTGTTTGACTATGAATGTCATTACGCGAAATATGAAATCGGTGATTTTTATCAAAAACATCTCGATGCATTTAAAGGCAAATCAAACCGTGTATTTACCACCGTTTGTTACCTAAATACGCCAAAAGCTGGCGGAGAGCTGCTTGTTTACGCACAAGATTCAGATGACGTGATTGCGCGTGTAGCTCCCAAATCAGGTACTTTAGTGGTATTTGAAAGTGAGCGTTTTCCACATGAAGTACTGGCGGCTGAATCAGAACGCTATTCAATTGCGGGCTGGTTTAGAACAAATAATTCAATGGTTGGTAGTGTCGATCCTGCGTCATAA
- a CDS encoding nuclear transport factor 2 family protein, translating to MTQDQILSACKTAISAWQTAFNNQDAAGCAAQYEEGTVMHARPFGTFTGREEIQTFWQGIIDQGFNDVDYTDIKWVAMNDDSYVLTAKWTMNKAFGEVHHEQWRIQADGSALLAADDFEVQGER from the coding sequence ATGACACAAGATCAAATCTTATCAGCATGTAAAACAGCAATCTCAGCATGGCAGACAGCCTTTAATAATCAAGATGCAGCAGGTTGTGCAGCGCAATATGAAGAAGGCACAGTTATGCACGCACGTCCGTTTGGTACATTTACCGGCCGTGAAGAAATTCAAACATTCTGGCAAGGTATTATTGACCAAGGTTTTAATGACGTTGATTATACTGATATTAAATGGGTAGCAATGAATGATGACAGCTATGTATTAACAGCAAAATGGACGATGAATAAAGCATTCGGTGAAGTTCATCACGAGCAATGGCGTATTCAAGCAGATGGCAGCGCGTTATTAGCAGCAGATGATTTTGAAGTACAAGGCGAGCGCTAA
- a CDS encoding LysR family transcriptional regulator, with amino-acid sequence MSKLKQMTVFMYVVKLGSITKAAEKLDVSKSVVSQHLKQLESELAVTLLKRTTRKQSLTTAGEHFYQQCCTMHELAEQAWQDAQQLQVSPQGLIKITAPHALMDHLVLPALHEVFHAYPDVELELISHDGRSDLMQEGIDIAIRVGESKISNLKQKRIGDFRDVLCGSLQTVKACERDIEILKMDNIRYVANHWQEKSIHHTFTHKKGSLNKACTQSCELSFKTHHKANTLPTCLSMLEQGFGVGIIPDFIFAKHTHALTELLPDYQLNKVNVYALHSYQAAVPIGVTMAIAAIAKRLG; translated from the coding sequence ATGAGTAAACTTAAACAAATGACGGTATTCATGTATGTCGTCAAACTCGGTTCGATAACCAAAGCGGCAGAGAAGCTCGACGTCTCTAAATCAGTTGTCAGCCAGCACTTAAAGCAGCTAGAGTCTGAGCTTGCCGTCACTTTACTCAAACGCACGACACGTAAACAAAGCCTCACAACCGCAGGTGAGCACTTCTATCAACAGTGTTGCACTATGCACGAGTTAGCAGAACAAGCATGGCAAGATGCTCAGCAATTACAAGTATCCCCACAGGGGTTAATCAAGATCACTGCACCCCATGCGTTGATGGACCATTTAGTTTTACCCGCTCTGCACGAAGTATTTCATGCTTATCCAGACGTTGAACTCGAGCTGATTAGTCATGATGGGCGTTCTGATTTAATGCAAGAAGGCATTGATATTGCGATACGGGTTGGCGAGTCTAAGATAAGCAATCTAAAACAAAAACGGATTGGTGATTTTAGGGATGTGCTTTGTGGTTCGTTGCAAACCGTTAAAGCTTGTGAGCGTGATATCGAAATATTAAAAATGGATAATATCAGGTACGTCGCTAATCACTGGCAAGAAAAGTCGATTCATCATACTTTTACCCATAAGAAAGGTAGCCTTAATAAGGCCTGTACACAGAGTTGTGAATTGAGCTTTAAAACTCATCATAAAGCCAACACCCTTCCCACTTGTCTTAGCATGTTAGAACAAGGTTTTGGTGTTGGTATTATTCCGGATTTTATATTTGCTAAGCATACCCACGCGTTAACCGAGCTATTACCAGACTATCAACTCAACAAGGTCAATGTCTATGCATTGCACTCTTATCAAGCTGCAGTACCAATTGGCGTGACGATGGCGATAGCGGCCATTGCTAAACGACTTGGGTAA
- a CDS encoding 2-hydroxymuconate tautomerase family protein, whose product MPYINIKITDEQVTKEQKAQLIAGATQLLVDVLGKNPKTTVVVIDEVNTDNWGIGGEVVTELRQKAKSSD is encoded by the coding sequence ATGCCGTATATCAATATTAAAATCACAGATGAGCAAGTGACGAAAGAGCAAAAAGCGCAGTTGATCGCTGGTGCTACTCAATTGCTGGTGGATGTATTAGGGAAGAATCCGAAAACCACTGTAGTTGTTATCGATGAAGTGAATACCGATAACTGGGGTATCGGTGGCGAAGTTGTAACGGAACTCCGCCAAAAAGCTAAATCTAGCGACTAG